In Campylobacter vulpis, a genomic segment contains:
- a CDS encoding DNA adenine methylase: MRENPAFLKEQIITYLGNKRALLGFLKQGFDYAKNELKKEKLSFLDMFSGSGVVSRFAKAHSSFIIANDLELYSKIINSCYLANLTQNELENLRLFHQKLLKSPLKNGFISELYAPKDENAIQKNERVFYTKENALYLDGLRQAIEKELPAHLRHFFLAPLLYEASVHTNTSGVFKGFYKDKNGIGKFGGVGENALSRIRGKMSLKMPVFSNFHCEFEVLQKDANVLSKELEKLDLAYFDPPYNQHPYGSNYFMLNLLASYQKPSELSKISGIPKEWNRSVYNKAKEAESALFDLMSQTPAKILLLSYNCEGFVKKENFIKKLEKLGKCFILEQDYNAFRASRNLKNRPLHIKEQLYIVKK; encoded by the coding sequence ATGCGAGAAAATCCCGCCTTTTTAAAAGAGCAAATCATCACTTATTTGGGTAATAAAAGAGCCTTGCTGGGCTTTTTAAAGCAGGGTTTTGACTATGCTAAAAACGAGCTTAAAAAGGAAAAATTAAGTTTTTTAGATATGTTTAGCGGCTCTGGTGTGGTGAGTCGTTTTGCTAAGGCACATAGTAGCTTTATCATCGCAAATGATTTAGAACTTTATAGCAAAATCATCAATTCTTGTTATTTAGCAAATTTAACTCAAAACGAGCTTGAAAATTTACGCCTCTTCCATCAAAAACTTTTAAAATCTCCCTTAAAAAATGGCTTTATTAGCGAACTTTACGCACCTAAAGATGAAAATGCTATCCAAAAAAATGAGCGTGTGTTTTATACAAAAGAAAATGCCCTTTATTTAGACGGCTTAAGACAAGCCATAGAAAAAGAACTTCCGGCACATTTACGCCATTTTTTCTTAGCGCCTTTGCTTTATGAAGCGAGTGTGCATACAAATACAAGCGGTGTTTTTAAGGGCTTTTATAAGGATAAAAATGGCATAGGTAAATTTGGCGGGGTGGGGGAGAATGCTCTTTCTCGCATTAGAGGAAAGATGAGTCTTAAAATGCCTGTTTTTTCAAATTTTCATTGCGAATTTGAGGTTTTGCAAAAGGACGCTAATGTTTTAAGCAAGGAGCTTGAAAAGCTTGATTTAGCGTATTTTGACCCGCCTTATAATCAGCATCCTTACGGCTCAAATTATTTTATGCTTAATCTTCTTGCAAGTTATCAAAAGCCAAGTGAGCTTTCTAAGATTAGCGGGATACCAAAAGAGTGGAATAGAAGCGTTTATAATAAGGCAAAAGAAGCTGAAAGTGCCCTATTTGACTTGATGTCTCAAACCCCTGCAAAAATTCTTTTACTCTCTTATAATTGCGAGGGCTTTGTAAAAAAGGAAAACTTTATAAAAAAGCTTGAAAAACTTGGTAAATGCTTTATTTTGGAACAAGATTACAATGCTTTTAGAGCTAGTCGCAATCTTAAAAATCGCCCCCTACACATTAAAGAGCAGCTTTACATTGTGAAAAAGTAA
- a CDS encoding aspartate aminotransferase family protein produces the protein MLLEIYNKFELTLARGEGVYLYDDKNREFLDFSSGIGVCALGYNHKFFNQALKKQIDKLLHTSNLYFNEEALKAAKNLAKASQLSRVFFTNSGTESVEGAMKVAKKYAFNKGIKNPSFIAFKNSFHGRTLGALSLTANEKYKKPFKPLISGIKFATFNDLESVKKLLNEKTCAIVLESVQGEGGINPATPEFYKALRKLCDERDILLISDEIQCGMGRSGKFFAYEHSGILPDVLTSAKALGNGVSVGAFAVSEKVAQNSLKAGDHGSTYGGNPLACVAVNAVFDIYAKEKILSKVAKLTPYLEKALDELISEFDFCGERRGLGFMQGLSLNHKIKVADVLKKCRENHLLLLSCSKNDLRFLPPLIIEKEHIGVMAEKLRAVLKGF, from the coding sequence ATGTTACTTGAAATTTATAATAAATTTGAACTCACTCTAGCAAGGGGCGAGGGCGTTTATCTTTATGATGATAAAAATAGGGAATTTTTGGACTTTTCAAGTGGTATAGGTGTGTGTGCTTTGGGTTACAATCATAAGTTTTTTAATCAGGCTTTAAAAAAGCAAATTGATAAACTTCTTCATACGAGTAATCTTTATTTTAATGAAGAAGCCCTAAAAGCTGCAAAAAATTTGGCTAAAGCCTCACAACTCTCCCGCGTTTTTTTCACAAATTCAGGCACAGAAAGCGTAGAGGGTGCGATGAAAGTCGCTAAAAAATACGCTTTTAACAAGGGCATTAAAAACCCCTCTTTCATCGCTTTTAAAAATTCTTTTCACGGACGCACCTTGGGTGCTTTGTCTCTCACGGCTAATGAAAAATATAAAAAGCCCTTTAAACCCTTAATAAGTGGGATTAAATTTGCCACTTTTAACGACCTAGAAAGCGTTAAAAAGCTCTTAAATGAAAAAACTTGTGCCATAGTGCTTGAAAGTGTGCAAGGCGAGGGTGGGATAAACCCTGCCACACCGGAATTTTACAAAGCTTTGAGAAAACTTTGTGATGAAAGAGATATTTTACTTATAAGTGATGAAATTCAATGCGGAATGGGGCGTAGTGGAAAGTTTTTTGCTTATGAGCATAGCGGAATTTTACCCGATGTTTTAACGAGTGCTAAGGCACTTGGAAATGGCGTAAGTGTGGGGGCTTTTGCGGTGAGTGAAAAAGTAGCACAAAATTCTCTTAAAGCGGGAGATCACGGAAGCACTTATGGGGGTAATCCTCTCGCTTGTGTGGCGGTAAATGCGGTATTTGACATTTATGCTAAAGAAAAAATACTTAGCAAGGTTGCTAAACTTACGCCCTATTTAGAAAAAGCCTTAGATGAGCTGATAAGCGAATTTGACTTTTGTGGGGAGAGAAGAGGGCTTGGCTTTATGCAAGGACTTAGTTTAAATCACAAAATAAAAGTAGCCGATGTGCTTAAAAAATGCCGCGAAAATCATCTTTTGCTTTTAAGCTGCTCTAAAAATGATCTAAGATTTCTCCCGCCTTTGATTATAGAAAAAGAGCATATTGGTGTCATGGCTGAAAAATTAAGAGCGGTTTTGAAAGGGTTTTGA
- a CDS encoding HsdM family class I SAM-dependent methyltransferase, which produces MELESNENFIGFEYNKTEFRCYVNGKLIKDELTLKDKEYYKEKYFPKRINNEQIVNSGALKLANLFRNSKIDKQMNVPFIGAVMLCMKFLESDYIDLTSTATILKSIKQEVSMKFWLIKIYRLQKKEKKRFILRILDDSSLNRAKSEDLFTIIQEISTIYNFIHISADDYKGHDIMNNFLKVFRRWNSVNANEKGEVFTPDHIANLMYSLAYCSKDSEILDPTCGSGTFLTNAMANMFNEIDPKLENLHETQKNIKQNRLIGIETNEFNATLAGINMMLHGDGASQIYNADCFERLPSLQNMYNRVLMNPPFAQSDIE; this is translated from the coding sequence ATGGAGCTTGAAAGCAATGAAAATTTTATAGGTTTTGAATACAATAAAACTGAATTTCGCTGCTATGTCAATGGAAAGCTTATAAAAGATGAACTGACTTTAAAAGATAAGGAATATTACAAAGAAAAATACTTTCCAAAAAGAATCAATAATGAGCAAATTGTAAATAGTGGTGCTTTAAAGTTAGCAAATCTATTTCGAAATTCTAAAATTGATAAACAAATGAATGTTCCATTTATTGGGGCTGTAATGCTGTGTATGAAATTTTTAGAGAGTGATTATATTGATTTAACTTCTACTGCGACAATTTTAAAATCGATTAAACAAGAGGTATCAATGAAATTTTGGTTGATAAAGATATACCGATTACAAAAAAAAGAGAAAAAGCGTTTTATTCTAAGAATTTTAGATGATAGTTCGCTTAATAGAGCTAAAAGTGAAGATTTATTTACCATTATCCAAGAAATTTCAACAATTTATAATTTTATCCATATCTCTGCTGATGATTATAAGGGACACGATATAATGAATAATTTTTTAAAGGTTTTTCGCAGATGGAATTCGGTAAATGCCAATGAAAAAGGCGAAGTTTTTACGCCTGATCATATAGCAAATTTAATGTATAGCTTGGCTTATTGCTCTAAAGATAGTGAAATTTTAGACCCAACTTGTGGAAGTGGCACATTTCTTACAAACGCAATGGCAAATATGTTTAATGAAATTGATCCAAAATTAGAAAATTTACACGAGACACAAAAAAATATCAAGCAAAATCGCTTAATCGGCATAGAGACAAATGAGTTTAATGCGACTCTTGCTGGAATCAATATGATGCTTCACGGCGATGGTGCTTCGCAAATTTATAATGCGGATTGTTTTGAAAGATTACCAAGCCTACAAAATATGTATAATCGAGTCTTAATGAATCCACCTTTTGCACAAAGTGATATTGAATAA
- the argC gene encoding N-acetyl-gamma-glutamyl-phosphate reductase, translated as MKLKVGILGASGYVGNELVKILSKHPKTKLTYIGSKNNIGQSYNALYPHSNLALEFSSEDLSKIQLDVLFMATPHEFSASFIDEDLLERMKIIDLSADFRLKNLKNYELYYHFSHPNEKLVKEAVYGLSELYCEEIKKARLVANAGCYTTCSILSLYPVVKEKVIDLSSIIIDAKSGVSGAGRSAKIENLFCEVNENFKAYAITSHRHTPEIEEQLSLVAKQELKIQFTPHLVPMQRGILASIYTNLACDLDEVELRKIYEKYYKDKLFIRLLPEKTYPQTHFVSHSNFMDLNFCIDKRTKRLIIIGALDNLVKGAAGQAVQNMNLMFDFEENLGL; from the coding sequence ATGAAACTTAAAGTAGGAATTTTAGGTGCTAGTGGCTATGTGGGCAATGAGCTTGTGAAAATTCTCTCAAAACACCCTAAAACTAAACTTACTTACATAGGCTCTAAAAATAACATAGGGCAAAGCTACAACGCTCTTTATCCGCACTCAAATTTGGCTTTAGAATTTTCGAGCGAGGATTTAAGTAAAATTCAGCTTGATGTGCTTTTTATGGCGACTCCACACGAATTTAGTGCCTCTTTTATCGATGAGGACTTGTTAGAGCGTATGAAAATCATCGATTTGAGTGCGGATTTTCGTTTGAAAAATTTGAAAAATTATGAGCTTTATTATCATTTTTCTCACCCAAATGAAAAGCTTGTCAAAGAGGCTGTTTATGGACTTAGTGAGCTTTATTGTGAGGAGATAAAAAAGGCACGTTTAGTGGCAAATGCGGGTTGCTATACGACTTGTTCTATCCTTAGTCTTTATCCTGTGGTGAAGGAAAAAGTGATTGATTTAAGCTCCATTATCATCGATGCAAAAAGCGGAGTAAGTGGGGCTGGGCGTTCGGCTAAGATAGAGAATTTATTTTGCGAAGTTAATGAAAATTTCAAAGCCTACGCCATAACTTCACATCGCCATACGCCTGAAATCGAAGAGCAATTAAGCCTTGTGGCAAAGCAAGAGTTAAAAATTCAATTCACCCCTCACCTTGTGCCTATGCAAAGGGGGATTTTAGCAAGTATTTATACAAATTTAGCTTGTGATTTAGATGAGGTGGAGTTAAGAAAAATTTATGAAAAATACTATAAAGATAAGCTTTTCATTCGCCTTTTGCCTGAAAAAACTTATCCGCAAACACATTTTGTAAGCCATAGTAATTTTATGGATCTTAATTTTTGCATAGATAAACGCACAAAAAGGCTTATCATCATCGGTGCTTTGGATAATTTAGTCAAGGGTGCGGCTGGACAAGCTGTGCAAAATATGAATTTAATGTTTGATTTTGAGGAAAATTTGGGACTTTAG
- a CDS encoding SAM-dependent methyltransferase: MKFVYETLYYMRDDGFLATIVPKSCVSGTIEANVSYLSKIFKIANLKAVISLPTNLFYPVGANTCIIVLHKTNIKDNKTILINCLNDGFEVVNKARICKNDEC; encoded by the coding sequence ATAAAATTCGTTTATGAAACGCTTTATTATATGCGTGATGATGGCTTTTTGGCAACAATAGTTCCAAAATCCTGTGTCAGTGGGACGATTGAAGCAAATGTTAGCTATTTATCAAAGATTTTTAAGATAGCAAATTTAAAGGCAGTGATTTCTTTACCGACTAATTTGTTTTATCCTGTTGGAGCAAATACCTGCATTATTGTTTTACACAAAACAAATATAAAAGACAACAAAACAATTTTAATCAACTGCTTAAATGATGGCTTTGAAGTTGTCAATAAGGCTCGTATTTGTAAAAATGATGAGTGCTAA
- the rlmN gene encoding 23S rRNA (adenine(2503)-C(2))-methyltransferase RlmN — protein sequence MKELANILDFLPEELAEKIQPMFRVKQICQWIYQKYADDFSQMLNLPKNLREELAKNYHFKPLKCVKEEQSKDGSIKYLFELRDGLRIESVLLPMKEEKFDKEGKRLSHAKFTICVSSQVGCKSGCSFCLTAKGGLKRNLSAGEIVGQILWIKRQNNIPYERRVNIVYMGMGEPLDNLNNVAKAVRILSHNDTLAISPRRQTISTSGLARQIKELGEMNLGVLLAISLHAVNDELRTELMPINKAYNIASIMQAVREFPIDTRKRVMFEYLLIDGINDKIEHAKELVKLLNGIKAKVNLILFNPHQGSIYKRPSLENAVKFQDLLSQKGVTCTIRESKGLDISAACGQLKEREEGK from the coding sequence TTGAAAGAATTAGCAAATATTTTAGACTTTTTACCAGAAGAACTTGCCGAAAAAATTCAGCCAATGTTTCGTGTGAAACAAATTTGCCAATGGATTTATCAAAAATATGCCGATGACTTTTCTCAAATGTTGAATTTACCAAAAAATTTACGCGAGGAATTGGCTAAGAATTATCACTTTAAGCCTCTTAAATGTGTCAAAGAGGAACAAAGCAAAGATGGGAGCATTAAATATCTTTTCGAACTTAGAGATGGCTTAAGGATAGAATCCGTGCTTTTACCAATGAAGGAAGAAAAATTTGATAAGGAGGGAAAAAGACTTTCTCACGCCAAATTTACCATTTGCGTTTCATCTCAAGTGGGCTGTAAAAGCGGGTGTAGCTTTTGTCTCACGGCTAAGGGAGGGCTTAAAAGAAATTTAAGTGCGGGAGAGATTGTGGGGCAGATTTTGTGGATAAAAAGGCAAAATAACATTCCTTATGAACGCCGCGTAAATATCGTCTATATGGGTATGGGAGAGCCGCTTGATAATCTTAATAATGTCGCTAAAGCCGTGCGAATTCTAAGCCATAACGATACTTTAGCTATAAGCCCACGCCGTCAAACCATTAGCACGAGTGGGCTTGCAAGGCAGATTAAAGAGCTTGGAGAGATGAATTTGGGCGTTTTACTTGCCATTTCTCTACACGCTGTTAATGATGAATTGCGAACTGAATTAATGCCCATTAATAAAGCCTACAACATAGCTTCCATTATGCAAGCTGTGCGTGAATTTCCCATTGATACACGCAAAAGAGTGATGTTTGAATACCTCTTAATAGACGGCATTAATGATAAAATCGAACACGCTAAAGAACTAGTCAAACTTTTAAATGGTATAAAAGCTAAGGTCAATTTAATCCTTTTTAACCCTCATCAAGGTAGCATTTACAAACGCCCTAGCCTTGAGAATGCCGTAAAATTTCAGGATTTACTAAGTCAAAAAGGCGTAACTTGCACCATAAGAGAGAGTAAGGGGCTTGACATCTCTGCAGCTTGCGGTCAGCTTAAAGAAAGAGAGGAGGGCAAATGA
- the infC gene encoding translation initiation factor IF-3: MSKEKEVLLNEEIRADELRCIGDDGKVYGIISADEALGIANRLGLDLVLIAPDAKPPVAKIMDYGKFRYQQEKKQKEAKKKQKVIDIKEIKLSVKIAQNDINYKVKHALEFLEQGKHVKFRVFLKGREMSNPEAGVALLEKIWQSIEDKANRDKEPLFEGRYVNMLVTPKKA; encoded by the coding sequence TTGAGTAAAGAAAAAGAAGTGTTGCTTAACGAGGAGATAAGAGCAGATGAGCTTCGCTGTATAGGCGATGATGGTAAGGTTTATGGGATTATTAGTGCGGACGAGGCTTTGGGCATTGCAAATCGTTTGGGACTTGATTTAGTTTTAATAGCCCCTGATGCTAAGCCTCCTGTGGCGAAGATTATGGATTATGGTAAATTCCGCTACCAGCAAGAAAAAAAGCAAAAAGAAGCCAAGAAAAAACAAAAAGTCATCGATATAAAAGAGATTAAACTTTCCGTGAAAATTGCACAAAATGACATTAATTATAAAGTAAAGCACGCTTTGGAATTTTTAGAGCAGGGTAAGCATGTGAAATTTCGCGTTTTTTTAAAGGGGCGTGAGATGTCAAATCCTGAAGCGGGTGTGGCTTTACTTGAAAAAATTTGGCAAAGCATAGAGGATAAGGCAAATCGTGATAAGGAGCCACTTTTTGAAGGGCGTTATGTCAATATGCTTGTAACGCCGAAAAAGGCTTAA
- the rsmA gene encoding 16S rRNA (adenine(1518)-N(6)/adenine(1519)-N(6))-dimethyltransferase RsmA: MIKAKKQYGQNFLQDKEILIKITQAIPKDTKKIVEIGPGLGDLTQELLKISPVKAYEIDADLIGFLRDKFQKELKERKLILLHQDASEISCFDESKYFLVANLPYYVASKLILQALEDENCQGLVVMVQKEMALKFCAESGSSDFGALGVLSAMICERKILFDVSPLCFNPPPKVVSSVMRLIKQKEFKQMCELDSFKSFLRICFKSPRKQLLSNLKVEKQRLLELFGDLKLKENVRPHELCVNSYLKIYEKLKDKYERK, translated from the coding sequence ATGATTAAGGCAAAGAAACAATACGGACAAAATTTCTTACAAGATAAAGAAATTTTGATAAAAATCACTCAAGCCATACCCAAAGATACGAAAAAGATTGTTGAAATTGGGCCTGGCTTAGGTGATTTAACGCAAGAGCTTTTGAAAATTTCTCCCGTTAAAGCTTATGAGATAGATGCTGATCTTATAGGATTTTTAAGAGATAAATTTCAAAAAGAATTAAAAGAGAGAAAATTGATCTTATTACATCAAGATGCGAGTGAAATTTCTTGTTTTGATGAAAGTAAGTATTTTCTAGTCGCAAATTTGCCATATTATGTTGCTAGCAAACTGATTTTGCAAGCTTTGGAAGATGAAAATTGCCAAGGTTTGGTTGTGATGGTGCAAAAGGAAATGGCGTTGAAATTTTGTGCCGAAAGTGGAAGTAGTGATTTTGGCGCACTTGGTGTTTTGAGTGCGATGATTTGCGAAAGAAAAATTCTTTTCGATGTAAGTCCTTTGTGTTTTAATCCTCCTCCAAAGGTTGTTTCATCTGTGATGAGGCTGATAAAACAAAAAGAATTTAAGCAAATGTGTGAGCTTGATAGCTTTAAAAGCTTTCTTAGAATTTGTTTTAAGTCTCCAAGAAAACAACTTTTGAGTAATTTAAAAGTTGAAAAGCAGAGACTTTTAGAGCTTTTTGGGGATTTGAAACTCAAAGAAAATGTGCGTCCTCACGAACTTTGCGTTAATTCATACCTTAAAATTTATGAAAAATTAAAGGACAAATATGAACGAAAATGA
- a CDS encoding restriction endonuclease subunit S, with protein sequence MMSAKVLCGFELHKNTLKKNAIWDTAFEDFSISDLIIKIGKGREKKSIDRKIENKYPKNGIPLIIAKKNNNGIGGAKLRDEIEQVYSDKICIISGGDGGGGKTYYCEFEFCATNFVMICDFANCIKDKMDKFAKYFLAITISETLFKTIGHGRTISEVPNINIKLPITAKKEIDFAYMSNYIQKIQYAEFL encoded by the coding sequence ATGATGAGTGCTAAAGTCTTATGCGGATTTGAATTGCATAAAAACACTTTAAAGAAAAATGCCATTTGGGATACTGCTTTTGAGGATTTTTCAATCAGTGATTTAATCATCAAAATAGGAAAGGGTAGGGAGAAAAAGTCCATTGATAGAAAAATAGAAAATAAATATCCAAAAAATGGCATTCCACTTATCATTGCTAAAAAGAACAATAATGGCATAGGTGGTGCAAAACTAAGAGATGAAATAGAGCAAGTTTATAGCGATAAAATTTGCATTATTAGCGGTGGAGATGGCGGGGGTGGTAAGACATATTATTGTGAGTTTGAGTTTTGTGCTACAAATTTTGTAATGATTTGCGATTTTGCTAATTGTATCAAAGATAAGATGGACAAATTCGCAAAATACTTTTTAGCAATCACAATTTCAGAAACACTCTTTAAAACAATAGGACACGGAAGGACAATTTCAGAGGTGCCAAATATCAATATAAAATTACCCATAACTGCAAAAAAAGAAATTGATTTTGCATATATGTCAAACTACATACAAAAAATTCAATATGCTGAGTTTTTGTAA
- a CDS encoding GNAT family N-acetyltransferase, which yields MKIRAMQESDYEKVYALWCEIKGFGLRSIDDSFENISAFLRRNPGLSAVAELDGEIVGSILCGHDGRTGGFYHVCVHKNHRKRGIAHKMTEFCLEALKKEKINKIALIAFKSNDLGNEFWRHYGFTLREDANYYDLSLNESNQTHFNH from the coding sequence ATGAAAATTAGAGCAATGCAAGAGAGTGATTATGAAAAAGTGTATGCTTTATGGTGCGAAATTAAGGGTTTTGGTCTAAGAAGTATTGATGATAGTTTTGAAAATATTAGTGCTTTTTTGAGGCGTAATCCCGGTTTGAGTGCTGTGGCGGAGTTAGACGGCGAAATAGTGGGGAGCATACTTTGCGGACACGATGGACGCACGGGCGGTTTTTACCATGTATGTGTGCATAAAAATCATAGAAAAAGGGGTATAGCACACAAAATGACAGAATTTTGCCTTGAAGCACTTAAAAAAGAAAAGATTAATAAAATCGCCCTCATTGCCTTTAAAAGCAATGATTTGGGTAATGAGTTTTGGAGGCATTATGGCTTTACCTTAAGAGAAGATGCAAACTATTACGATTTGTCCTTAAATGAGAGTAATCAAACCCACTTTAACCATTAG
- the argB gene encoding acetylglutamate kinase produces the protein MQKYLEKAQVLIESLPYIRKFASKIVLIKYGGSAMENEELKHCVMQDIALLKLVGLKPVIVHGGGKDISRLCENLGVKSEFKNGLRVSDKETTKIAEMALLQINKNLVQNLECLGVKAIGICGKDGRLLHCVKKDEDLGFVGEISKVKVGILNELLEKDFLPVIAPVGMDEEFNTYNINADDAACALAKALRAEKLVFLSDIAGLYRNYEDKNSLISKISLSEAKGLLSSLQGGMLVKLRSCIDACENGVKKVHILDGRVKHSLLLEIFTDEGIGTLVV, from the coding sequence ATGCAAAAATATTTAGAAAAAGCTCAAGTTCTCATCGAATCCTTGCCTTATATACGCAAATTTGCTTCTAAAATTGTTTTGATTAAATACGGCGGTTCTGCTATGGAAAATGAGGAGCTAAAGCACTGCGTTATGCAAGATATAGCCCTTTTAAAGCTTGTAGGTTTAAAGCCTGTAATTGTGCATGGCGGAGGTAAGGATATCTCAAGGCTATGCGAAAATTTGGGTGTGAAAAGTGAATTTAAAAACGGCTTAAGGGTAAGCGATAAAGAAACGACTAAAATCGCTGAAATGGCACTTTTGCAAATCAATAAAAACTTAGTGCAAAATTTAGAATGTCTAGGTGTGAAAGCCATAGGCATTTGTGGGAAGGACGGAAGGCTTTTGCACTGCGTTAAAAAGGACGAAGATTTGGGCTTTGTGGGTGAAATTTCTAAGGTAAAAGTGGGAATTTTAAATGAGCTTTTGGAAAAGGACTTTTTGCCTGTGATTGCTCCTGTGGGTATGGACGAAGAGTTTAATACTTATAATATTAACGCCGATGACGCTGCTTGTGCTTTGGCTAAGGCTTTAAGGGCGGAAAAGCTTGTTTTTTTAAGCGATATAGCGGGACTTTATAGAAATTACGAGGATAAAAACTCGCTCATCTCAAAAATTAGCCTTAGTGAAGCAAAAGGACTTCTTAGCTCCTTGCAAGGCGGTATGCTTGTTAAATTACGCTCTTGCATTGATGCGTGTGAAAATGGCGTGAAAAAAGTGCATATTTTAGACGGACGCGTGAAGCATAGTTTATTGCTTGAAATTTTTACCGATGAGGGTATAGGGACTTTGGTGGTTTAG
- a CDS encoding phosphorylase family protein — translation MIICAGGNENFSFAKAIGIGLVESAFNLTKICLEYRPKKLIFIGTCGLYEKGEILQIYESSHAFNIEFSKLSNFYSPAKTEICLEKSAYKINSSNYICADKNAALKLANLGLDIENMEAFSVLSVAKNFNINAKCFLCATNFCDENAHEDFIKNHQKAKEKLTKLIKQKALI, via the coding sequence ATGATAATTTGTGCAGGTGGGAATGAAAATTTTTCTTTTGCTAAAGCCATAGGCATAGGTTTAGTCGAAAGTGCATTTAATTTAACAAAAATTTGCCTTGAATATCGACCTAAAAAACTCATATTTATCGGCACTTGCGGACTTTATGAAAAGGGAGAAATTTTACAAATTTATGAAAGCTCTCACGCATTTAACATTGAATTTTCAAAATTAAGCAATTTTTACAGCCCTGCAAAAACAGAAATTTGCCTTGAAAAAAGTGCTTATAAAATCAATTCTTCTAATTATATTTGTGCGGATAAAAATGCCGCTTTAAAACTCGCAAATTTAGGACTTGATATTGAAAATATGGAAGCCTTTTCTGTCCTAAGTGTTGCAAAAAATTTTAATATAAATGCCAAATGTTTTCTTTGTGCAACCAATTTTTGTGATGAAAATGCACACGAAGATTTTATAAAAAATCATCAAAAAGCTAAAGAAAAATTGACAAAATTGATAAAACAAAAAGCTTTAATTTAA
- a CDS encoding DUF1796 family putative cysteine peptidase, whose product MCGQINNFHTFDFPKIKTDFILSVGSMCRVAHHLRKNHLRNLASPLDWMINDSLKVVFELFQSDFKDFFRFCSFVKNAEDFIGKTDAYRQVVKDDSNDIIAIHYFYAYEDLETQSKRINTQARKRWTLIKDKILSSKNVVFVRSGDFDLKEASEFLQKTAKLFNKNGGGGGYTLINVSHNERLKEDEMIMQEFDLGENLKLVHYSICENEKDYRGNTSFWTTMMRKSIVMPDILIFKNKWNAFKTRFMRSCQKRKAFFTKRKQNDLDSTQL is encoded by the coding sequence ATGTGCGGTCAAATCAACAATTTTCACACTTTCGATTTTCCCAAAATAAAGACTGATTTTATCCTAAGTGTAGGGTCGATGTGCCGTGTGGCACATCACTTAAGAAAAAATCATCTAAGAAATTTAGCCTCTCCTTTAGACTGGATGATTAATGATAGTCTAAAGGTTGTTTTTGAATTATTTCAAAGTGATTTTAAGGACTTTTTTCGTTTTTGTTCTTTTGTAAAAAATGCAGAAGATTTTATTGGAAAAACAGATGCTTACAGACAAGTAGTAAAAGATGATAGTAATGATATAATAGCAATTCATTATTTTTACGCCTATGAAGACCTAGAGACGCAAAGCAAAAGAATCAACACTCAAGCAAGAAAACGTTGGACACTCATCAAAGATAAAATTCTCTCTTCTAAAAATGTTGTTTTCGTGCGAAGTGGGGATTTTGATTTAAAAGAAGCAAGTGAATTTTTGCAAAAAACTGCAAAATTATTTAATAAAAATGGGGGGGGGGGGGGTTACACTCTCATCAATGTCAGTCATAATGAAAGGCTAAAAGAAGATGAGATGATAATGCAAGAATTTGATTTAGGAGAGAATTTAAAACTCGTTCATTATAGCATTTGTGAAAATGAAAAAGATTATAGAGGAAATACCTCTTTTTGGACGACTATGATGCGAAAGAGCATTGTAATGCCTGATATTTTAATTTTTAAAAACAAGTGGAATGCTTTTAAAACTCGTTTTATGAGAAGTTGCCAAAAAAGAAAGGCGTTTTTTACGAAAAGAAAGCAAAATGATTTAGATTCAACTCAGCTTTAA